The nucleotide window TCCCGATCGCGCATTTCAGGCAATTACGGCAAAAGAGGTATTGAGCGATAACTTTGATGTTAATTCTCTATCAACTCATCCGATTGTGATCATTGCTCCAGGTGGTTATCGACAGGCAGGAGTTGATCGCGAAGGACAGGATAATTTCTCAGTACCGATGGCGATCGCTTATTGGCGCAATAAATATCCTGCGATCGCTACGGTTCCCCATGCGTTTGTGGGTGCGGAAGCCCATGCTTACACGGTGCATCATTTCCGATCGCGACATCTGGTTGTTCCCATTCCCGATCTGTGGATGATCGCGATCGCATTGATTTTAGGTCGAGCTACGGCTCTGATCTATTTACAGCGCGATCGGCGTGGAACTTATTGGGCGATCGGTTTAGTCATCACTAATTCAATCTATGCTGTGGCAAGTTGGCAATGGTATATTTCAGGCTTAGTTTTGTTGCCTTGGTTGCTGCCTTCATTGACATTTTGGATCTGTGTTTTACCTGTTTTAAGGAGAAAGTCTCATGGTGCGCGTTAATTGGTGTTGTGGAATATTGGTGGCGATCGCGATCGGGCAAGGTGTGTTTCCTATTGAAACCATACAAGCTTCTCCTTGGGACAATATTTTAGAAAGTTTTTCACGCCGCCCGAAGCCTCCTCTGGGTGGTCGTGGTGATGAGTTTTGTGCGATTTCTCCGCGCCGCCTTCCTGATGGGATTGAGCGTACTTCGGGCGATCGCTTATTGTTTGTCTGGAAGGGATCAATCAGTAAGATTGAAGTCCATGCTAAAGGTGTTGCTGCGCCGCTATGGAGTCAATTGGTAAACAGCGAGGCGCGTCAATGGCTTTATACTGGGACTCCTTTGCTAGCGGGAGCGCATTATGAATGGTGGATTTTTAATCGCTTTGCAGTGAATGAAACTGAGCCAACATTTCGGGTTCCTTTTCAAGTTATCGAGTCATCGGAACGCGATCGCGTGACTCTAGAGCTTACGGAATTAAATTCTCAAATTAGAGATACAAAGAAATGGGTGAGTGCGGAAGAGTGGTCAAGAAAGCGATCGCAATATTTTATTTCGCAGGGGTTATTTGTGGATGCAATGCGGGAGATTCTATCAGTGCTGCGTCCATCTCAGGAGTTGAGAACTATTTGGCAGCAGATTCCTGTTGATTTGTGTAAAAGGTAAAGTGCTGCAAGCAATTTTCTGATAATCTATCCTCTATGCGTACTGATACGATTTTCTTTCAACTGTTCCAAACCTTTAATAATTTGCTGTTTGAATTGGTGGGGTTACCGCCTGAAGCCGCAGAGGGTTATCATTTTACTTCTGTTGAAATCAAGGAAAAAGCCTTTCGATTTGATGGTATTTTTGTCCCTGACTCCTTGGATAAAAATTTATGGTTCGTGGAAGTCCAGTTTCAAAAACGTGCCGAGTTCTATTGGGAATTTATCGGTGAAATTTTCTTGTATTTGAGCCAGTACAAGCCTGAACATGATTGGCAAGCGGTAGCCATTTTTGCAAAACGCAGCATTGAAACCGAACCGCCGAAACAATTTCGAGAATTGTTTGCTAGCGATCGCATTGTGCGGGTGTATCTGGATGAGTTGCCACAGGATGAGTCGCTAAATCTCGGAATTGTGCGGTTGATTGTTGCGCCTGAGCGTGAGGCGATCGCTTTGGCACAACGTTTAGCGGATCGTGTGGGGCAAGGCGATCGGGAAAGGGTGATAGAATTTATCGAGACGGTTTTGATGTACAAGTTTCCCAGAATGAGTCGAGAGGAGGTTGAGGCTATGTTTACATTAGGCGATCTAAAACAAACACGAATTTATCAAGAGGCGGTGCAAGAGGGTGAGCAGCGTGGCAAGTTGCAGGGCAAACTTGAGGGTGAAAAGATTGGCGCACAACGCGGACAGATTTTGGGTAGGCAGCAGGGGCTGAAGCAGTTTGCTGTAAAGTTGTTGACGCGAAAGTTTGGTAAGGTGTCGCTGAGGACGGTTAAGCGGCTTGAAAAATTGTCGGCTGAGCAGTTGGAGGAGTTAGCGGAGGCGGTGTTGGATTTTGAGAAGGTTGCGGATTTGGATGTTTGGTTGAAGGCGCGTTAGGGGTGATTTGATTGCGATCGCACCAACAGCAACAATAACCTGTAGGGGTCAAGCATTTGCGCCACAATATCTAAACTCTTCACAGAAATCTCTGTACGCAAATGCTTGACCCTCTTGGCGGTTTGTAGATTATCTGTGACTGCGGGAGGTTTGGGCGAAGCATTACCGTTTGATGATTGGGGTGATATGCATGGATGGTTGCGGTAATGCTTCGCCCCTACGAGATTTCCTTTTTCCTTGATATAGTAATTTCAAATAACTTCTAGAGACCAGAAAAGCTTTGTATTCAAGCGATCTGCGGATTACAATCCTCTAAGTTTTAATTGAATCAACTATAAAACTGCATATGGTCGGATCGCTTGATATGTATGTAGAATCGTAAGCACGCAAATCGGTGATATGGCTATGAATCTACGCTCTCGCTACGGACTGTCGTTGTCAGCTATTTCTCTGGTTGTTTGTCCTTTGTGGATGTCTGTTGTGACTTTTCCAGAGGTTGTTTTTGGTGCGGAAGTACAGGAGTTGCGATCAGATTTTGGGTTGGTGGCACAGGCAACAGGCGATCGAAAAGAAGAGGCAGATCGACTGTTTAAGCAAGGGAATCAGCAATATCAAATTAGCCAATTTGAAGCCGCATTACAATCATATCAACAAGCGCTGAATATTTATCGCGAAATTAAAGACCGTCGTGGTGAGGGAGCAGCACTGGGAACTTTGGGGGAAGCTTATAGAGTACTCGGCAAATATGACAAAGCGATCGAGTTACATCTGCAAAGCTTAGAAATCGCGCGGGAAATCAAAGACCGTTTTGATGAGGTACAGTCGTTAGGAAATCTGGGAATCGTTTACATTTCCCTCGGCAAATATGACAAAGC belongs to Pseudanabaena sp. BC1403 and includes:
- a CDS encoding Rpn family recombination-promoting nuclease/putative transposase; protein product: MRTDTIFFQLFQTFNNLLFELVGLPPEAAEGYHFTSVEIKEKAFRFDGIFVPDSLDKNLWFVEVQFQKRAEFYWEFIGEIFLYLSQYKPEHDWQAVAIFAKRSIETEPPKQFRELFASDRIVRVYLDELPQDESLNLGIVRLIVAPEREAIALAQRLADRVGQGDRERVIEFIETVLMYKFPRMSREEVEAMFTLGDLKQTRIYQEAVQEGEQRGKLQGKLEGEKIGAQRGQILGRQQGLKQFAVKLLTRKFGKVSLRTVKRLEKLSAEQLEELAEAVLDFEKVADLDVWLKAR